The sequence CCTCCATACCCTTTGATTGACTTTGGCGGTGAGATGTAAACTATAGGCGATGGCTTGACGCATAGGGATGGTTATGCAGTGATGGCGGTTGCACATCGCATGTCGCTGCTGGAATGAAGGAAAAGTGATGGCGACAACATATGAGTGTCATCGATGATGGTGGTGCACTGAGTCTCGACCTCTGTGGTGAAAAGCAAGGTCTGACTTGAGTTGGTTATTGTTGGCAATGACGATGTTTTTATATTGTTACCTcgttgaaggcattgctcgaatATGCTTCAACTTATCCTTtcaggtgaaaacctagattctagcCTTGGGCGGTTGGATGCAACGATAGTGCCATTTGAGCATCGTTCCCTTTTGgaaggcgttgttgttgaagaacTACCTTGTTCGTGTAGTTTCATGACATGGTTGGTGCGGCTATGGTCAGTGCCATAGTTTGCCGATCGTGGATCCCATCGCTTTTTTTCTCTCGCATACACATAGCTTCAGTCtaatatgactttgctatttgttgACGTGTATTATGTGTGCGTGTGTCGGTGTTGGTTGTATGCAACTTAACTATATAGAGGCCGGGATATGGGCTCGTTGTGTTTGTATCCTCTTAATGCTCCACTCTTGAGCCAATAAAGCTGACTCTTTATAAAAAAAACTATGTAGATAATTTGACCTATAATGGACGCAGACGCCACACCCACCAGAATATAAGCCACTCGTCGTTAGTTTTGGAATTGGTGCAACTTTTTATTGAATTGGCAGTGACTTCATACAACACGCGTTTGTGTATATATCAATAGTAAAATATGTTCATACTCATTTATTAGTGAACTGAACACATTGCATTTAACTCACACATTGACTGACAAAGTGGTGCCATTTCAACGTAAAACTGATTGAAATAAAGGAATGTAAAGTTGTCAGGCAACTTACAGTGGAAAGCCACCCCTAAAAAAACTTACAATGGAAAGGTAAAACGGTAAAAGGTAAAATAAAAGATGCCACTACAAAGACTCAGGCTAGTTTTTTTTGAAGTATTTGAAGAATATTATGGTTTTCTCATAAACCACCGTTTTCAAAACTTTAAGGTGCTTGGGTTCAACAAATATCATAGTTTTATAGGCATATTATCTCTAATACCATTTTTTTAGTACTCAAGAAAAGATGTCTTGACCACTTTTTAATAAACTGAAGAACAAAAAACTATGGTTTTTGAAACTGAAGTTTTCATTGTTTACGCAATTGAATACAGAGGTTTTAGATTACTACGGTTTTGAGAAAACTATGTTGCCAAATTAGGAATTAGTACAAAAAATGTCTCAGTAAGCATACATATAGATATTAGATGGCCAGTACTAGCAAGATTTGATCAAGGCCATAGTAACAGTGGGTTGCATTTAATATTTGATGGGTGGGTCGGAGGTGGCCTTTGTAGACAATGGGGTCTTCTCCTCCGCCATTGGTCAGGCCAGGACAACTGTTGATATTTATATGGGAGAGATATACACGATTGTTGAATCATGGAGTACATCCTGACTAATATAATGGTTGAGATTCTGATGTAAATGAGTAGAAGAGATTCTGATGGGCAGCGTCGTCGAGTACTCCAATGCAATTTCGGAACTATAATTCCCTAGTATCATAACGGGCACGACGCAAAGCCTTATTGGTGCCTCACCGCACCTGTTTGGCAGAATGTAACATATTTAATAAAATTTATATTAATTTAATAATTTTTGAGAGAATCGACATAGGAAATGCTTCCTGTaaaatatacattttttaaaacttcAGTGGGTTGCTTTTAAGCCTTTGCCATTTCCGAAGGAAAAAAACATGATTACTTAGACCGTGATATTTTTGTACAAATACGGCATTGCATATTTCTTTCGACCGTGGTATTTGCTGCCACTGGATTCAGATCCAAAGGTGCAGATTGCATTGGAATCTGGTAGCGGTAGACACGACGAGGGAGGTGGAACTTCTCTCCCCCGTTCCCCCTATCCTATCCCCTTGTTCACCTCACTGCCCCTCCCGAATTCCTCCTCCGCCCGCCGGAGCCTGCTGCGACGAGCTTCCAAGCTCCCCTTGCGTCAGCTAGCCTTCTCCTCCGCTTCCAACAAAGAGCAATTTACCTCTCTTGCGCACCATCAGTTGCCCTTGAGCAATCGCCCCGCCGGCCGCCGGTCCTTGTGCGCCCACCAGATGCTTGTGATATTTCCGTAATGGCCTTCGCAATGAGCCTAGCCTCCTGCCCCGGCGCGtcgcttcaggcggcgacggacaGGCCGTCCAGCCTCGGCTCCCCGGCGCCGCGGCCGCGACCTGTACCGCGCTGGCGGTGGCCACGCCTCCGGCCGTCCGCGTTCGCCTCCGACCAGCAGGCGCTTCTGGCCGCCCTGCGCGAGCAGGCGGACCCCGAGGCGGCGCTCCGGATGCTCAACTCGGCGCTCGCGCGGGACGACTTCGCGCCCGGCCGCGACGTCTACGAGGAGATCATCCGGAAGCTCGGGACGGCCGGCGCCTTCGACCTCATGAAGGTGCTCGTCAGGGAGATGCGCCAGGAAGGGCACCAGGCTGGGCCGGGCGTGGTGCAGTCGTTTGTAGAGGGCTATGCGCGGCTGCACATGTTCGATGATGCCTTCGACTTGGTTCTGAACCAGCTCGACATGTTTGGCGTTCAGGGGGACGCACTGGTGGTGGTGTACAATCAGCTTCTCCGTACTCTTATGGAGGGGAGTAAGATCAAGCTCCTTGAGTCCGCTTATACGGAGATGAGCAATCGGGGTGTCAAACCTGACCTTGCCACTTACAACACGGTTATTAATGCGTTGTGTCGAGTTCATCAGGTTAGGACTGCAGTTTTGATGCTGGAGGACATGTCTAGCAACGGTGTGGCACCTGACGAGGTGACATTCACTACGTTGATGCAAGGTTTTGTCGAGGAGGGGAGTATTGAGGCGGCACTGAGGATGAAGGCTCGGATGTCAGAAATGGGATGCTCGCCAACAAGTGTAACAGTCAATGTTTTGATTAACGGGTACTGCAAGCTGGGAAGAGTCGAAGATGCCCTCAGTTATGTACAGCAAGAGATTGCAGATGGTTTTGAACCTGACCAGGTCACATTCAGTACATTTGTTCATGGTCTGTGCCAAAATGGGCATGTTGATCATGCCCTCAAAGTCATGGATTTGATGCTCCAGCAGGGTAGTGATCCAGATGTTTTCACCTACACTACTGTTGTAAACTGCTTGTGTCAAAATGGAGAACTTGACGAGGCTAAGGCAGTCATAAATCAGATGGTGGATAGCAGTTGTTTGCCTGACGTTACCACCTTCAATACTCTCATTGTTGCCCTATGCACAGAGAATCGGCTTGAGGAAGCCTTGAACCTTGCACGCGATCTGACAGTGAAGGGACTCTCTCCAAATGTTTATACTTTCAACATTTTGATAGATGCCCTTTGTAAGGTTGGAGATCCTCATCTTGCTGTTCGATTGTTTGAAGAGATGAAAAGCAGTGGATGCACCCCTGATGAACTTACATACAATATATTGATTGATAACCTGTGCTCATCGGGGAAGCTTGCCAAAGCTTTGGATTTGTTGAAGGAGATGGAAGTTAGTGGTTGTCCTCTGAGCACAGTGACATATAACACTATAATCGATGGGTTATGCAAGAAATTGAGAATAGAAGAAGCAGAGGAGGTTTTTGATCAAATGGATGTAACAGGTATTGAAAGGAATGCGATCACATTCAATACACTTGTTGATGGATTGTGCATGGCCGAAAGGATTGACGATGCTGCAGAACTTATTGAACAAATGATAAGTGAAGGGTTGCAACCTAATAATATCACTTACAATTCTATTCTAACTCATTACTGCAAGCAAGGAAACATAGGTAAAGCTGCTGATGTTTTACAAACTATGACCGAAAATGGATTTGAAGTTGATACTGTTACATATGCAACACTCATTAATGGCCTGTGCAAGGCTCGTCGGACTCAGGCTGCTTTGAAGCTTCTTAGAGGTATGCGGATGAAAGGGATGAGGCCAACTCCAAAAGCCTTCAACCCTGTGATTCAGTCTCTATTTAGAGGGAATAATGCCAGAGATGCTCTGAATCTGTATAGGGAGATGACAGAAGTTGGTGAGCCTCCTGATGCTTTGACATATAAAATTGTTTTCCGTGGTCTCTGTCGTGGTGGTGGCCCTATTAAAGAAGCTTTTGATTTCTTGGTAGAGATGGCAGATAAGGGTTTCATACCAGAGTTTTCATCATTCCGCATGCTAGCTGATGGTCTACTGAACCTGGGTATGGATGATTACCTCATAAGTGCTATTGAACTAATTGCAGAGAAGGCCAACTTCAGAGAATCCGATGTTTCTGCAATAAGGGGTTATCTCAGGATCCGTAAA comes from Triticum aestivum cultivar Chinese Spring chromosome 5B, IWGSC CS RefSeq v2.1, whole genome shotgun sequence and encodes:
- the LOC123113238 gene encoding pentatricopeptide repeat-containing protein At3g53700, chloroplastic, with amino-acid sequence MAFAMSLASCPGASLQAATDRPSSLGSPAPRPRPVPRWRWPRLRPSAFASDQQALLAALREQADPEAALRMLNSALARDDFAPGRDVYEEIIRKLGTAGAFDLMKVLVREMRQEGHQAGPGVVQSFVEGYARLHMFDDAFDLVLNQLDMFGVQGDALVVVYNQLLRTLMEGSKIKLLESAYTEMSNRGVKPDLATYNTVINALCRVHQVRTAVLMLEDMSSNGVAPDEVTFTTLMQGFVEEGSIEAALRMKARMSEMGCSPTSVTVNVLINGYCKLGRVEDALSYVQQEIADGFEPDQVTFSTFVHGLCQNGHVDHALKVMDLMLQQGSDPDVFTYTTVVNCLCQNGELDEAKAVINQMVDSSCLPDVTTFNTLIVALCTENRLEEALNLARDLTVKGLSPNVYTFNILIDALCKVGDPHLAVRLFEEMKSSGCTPDELTYNILIDNLCSSGKLAKALDLLKEMEVSGCPLSTVTYNTIIDGLCKKLRIEEAEEVFDQMDVTGIERNAITFNTLVDGLCMAERIDDAAELIEQMISEGLQPNNITYNSILTHYCKQGNIGKAADVLQTMTENGFEVDTVTYATLINGLCKARRTQAALKLLRGMRMKGMRPTPKAFNPVIQSLFRGNNARDALNLYREMTEVGEPPDALTYKIVFRGLCRGGGPIKEAFDFLVEMADKGFIPEFSSFRMLADGLLNLGMDDYLISAIELIAEKANFRESDVSAIRGYLRIRKFYDALATFGRLLDINNPRWTYR